The genomic region CCGATGGCGACCGGATCGAGGCCGGCGGCGTGATCGACTGCCGCGGCGCGGCCGACCTGTCGCAGCTCGAACTCGGCTGGCAGAAATTCCTGGGGCGCGAATTCCGGCTCGACGAGCCGCACGATCTGAAACGGCCGATCGTGATGGACGCCACCGTCGAACAGATCGACGGCTATCGCTTCGTCTATACGCTGCCCTTTGCGGCGACGCGGGTGTTCGTCGAGGACACCTATTACAGCGACCGCCCCGAGATCGATGCCGATGCGTTGCGCGGGCGGATCGACGCCTATGTCGCCGCGCGCGGCTGGCAGGTCGAGCGCGTCGCGCGCGAGGAGGGTGGGGCGCTGCCCGTCGCCATGGGCGGCGATTTCGAGGAATATTGGCGATCGGGCGGCAACCGAGTCGCCAAGGCGGGAATTCGCGCGGGGCTGTTTCATCCGATGACCGGCTATTCGCTGCCCGACGCGGTGCGAACCGCCGTACTGGTGGCGAATGCGCCCGATCTGTCGGGCGCGGCGCTGCACGAGCTGCTCCATGGCCATGCGCGCAAGACGTGGAAGAAGCGGCGTTTCTACCGGATGCTCGCGGCGATGCTGTTTCGCGCCGCCGAGCCGGGCGAGCGCTATCGCATCCTCGAACGATTCTATCGGCTGGACGCGGGGCTGATCGCGCGCTTCTATGCCGGCCATTCGACGGCGACCGACCGGCTGCGCGTGCTGAGCGGCAAGCCGCCGGTGCCGATCGGCAAGGCGGTCGCCGCGATCCGGGAGAAGCGTACGTGAAGCAGGCAGCAGTGATCGGGGCCGGATTCGGCGGCCTCGCGCTGGCGATCCGTCTCCAGTCGGCGGGCGTCGACACCACCATTCTCGAGGCGCGGGACAAACCGGGCGGGCGCGCCTATTTCTGGGAGAAGGACGGCTTTACCTTCGACGCGGGCCCGACGGTCATCACGGCGCCCGAGGCGCTGGCCGAGCTGTGGCAGATCAGCGGTCACGACATCGCCGAGGACGTGAAGCTGGTTCCGGTATCCCCCTTCTACCGGCTCGACTGGCCCGACGGGACGCGGTTCGACTATTCGAACGACGATGCGCAGCTGCGCGCCGAGATCGCGCGGCTCGACCCCGAGGATGTCGACGGGTACCGCCGCTTCCTCGCCTATTCCGAGGCCGTGTATCGCGAAGGCTATGTGAAGCTCGGCCATGTCGCCTTCCTCGATTTCGCGTCGATGGTGAAGGCGGCCCCGGCGCTGGCGCAGCACCAGGCGTGGCGATCGGTCTATTCGATGGTGTCGCGCTTCGTGAAGAACGAGAAGCTGCGCCAGGCGCTGTCGTTCCACACGCTGCTGGTGGGCGGCGACCCGATGAAGACCAGCGCGATCTATGCGCTGATCCACAAGCTCGAGCGCGACGGCGGCGTATGGTTCGCGATGGGGGGCACCAACCGGCTGGTCGCGGCGATGGTGACTCACTTCGAGCGGCTGGGCGGGACGCTGCGGCTCGGCGATCCGGTAGCGGCGATCGACACGCTGGGCGACCGAGTGACAGGCGTTCGCACGCAATCCGGCTTCGAGCTCAAGGTCGATGCGCTGGCGAGCAACGCCGATGTGGTGCACAGCTATCGCCACTTGCTCAAGGAATCGCGCAGCGCGCGGCGGACCGCGTCGCGGCTCGAGCGCAAGCGCTTCTCGCCCTCGCTGTTCGTGGTGCATTTCGGCGTGGAGGGCGCCTGCCCCGACGTGCCGCACCACAGCATCCTGTTCGGCCCGCGCTACAAGGGGCTGCTTGCCGACATCTACGACCACGGCGTGCTGAGCGAGGATTTCTCGCTCTACCTCCACCACCCGACCGCGACCGACCCGTCGATGGCGCCGCCCGATCACGCGACCTTCTATGCGCTGGCGCCGGTGCCGCATCTGGGGAAATTTCCCGCCGACTGGTCCGAGATCGGACCGATGCTGGAGGAGCGCATCCTGGCCGAAGTAGAGAAGCGCATGGTGCCGAAGCTGCGCGAACGGATCGTCACGCGCTTCCACTATGCGCCGCCCGATTTCACGCACGATCTCAACGCCCATCTCGGCTCGGCGTTCAGCCTGGAGCCGATCCTGACGCAGAGCGCCTGGTTCCGCGTCCACAATCGCGACGACCGGATCGGCAACCTCTATTTCGTCGGCGCAGGCACGCATCCCGGCGCGGGCATTCCCGGCGTGGTGGGAAGCGCCAAGGCGACTGCGGCGCTGATGCTGGAAGGCGCCTGATGCGCCGCGTGGCGGTGTATTGCGGATCGGCGACGCCCGCCGATCCGGTCTATCTGGAAGCGGCGCGATCGGTGGGGCGGGGCCTTGCCGAGCGCGGGATCGGCGTGGTCTATGGCGGCGGGCGGCTGGGGCTGATGGGCGCGGTCGCCGATGCGGCGCTGGAAGCCGGCGGCGAGGTGATCGGCGTGATCCCGCAGGCGCTGGTCGACGCCGAAGTGGCGCACCGCGGGCTCACCGCGCTCGAAACCGTTCAGACGATGCACGAGCGCAAGGCGCGGTTCACCGAACTGGCGGACGGTTTCATCAATCTGCCCGGCGGCACCGGCACGATGGACGAGCTGTTCGAGGCGCTGAGCTGGGCGCAGCTCGGCTATCATGGCGATCCGATCGGGCTGCTCAATGTCGCCGGCTATTACGACAAGCTGGTCGAATTCTGGGACCATATGGGCGTCACGGGCTTCGTGCGGCCGCAGCACCGGGGGCTGCTGATCGTCGAAGCCGAACTGCAGCCGTTGCTCGATCGGATGGCCGGTTTCGAGCCGGCGGTTCCGATCATCCGGATGACGCGCGAGCAATTGTGAGCGCCCAGCCGTCCCGCGCCGCGATCGTCGCCACCGCACAGGAATCGATCGCGCGCGGTTCGAAGAGCTTTGCCGCCGCGTCGCGGCTGTTCGACCGCGCAACGCGCGAGCGCGCCTGGCTGCTCTATGCCTGGTGCCGCCGCTGCGACGATCTGGCCGACGGGCAGGAGCATGGCCATGGCGCGGTTCCGGTGCGCAATCCGCAGGAGCGGCTGGCGCTGATCCGCGGGGCGACGGCGACCGCATTGGCGGGCGAGCAGGTCGGTGATCCGGCGTTCGACGCGCTGCGGATCGTCGCGCGCGAAACGCGCCTGCCGCACGGCTTCGCCAATGATCTGGTCGAAGGGTTCGCGCTCGACGCCGACGACTGGCGACCGCGCAGCGAGGCCGATCTGATGCGCTATTGCTATCATGTCGCCGGCGCGGTCGGATGCATGATGGCAGTGATCATGGGCGTCGATCCCGCCGACGACGAGACGCTCGACCGCGCCTGCGACCTGGGCCTCGCCTTTCAGCTCGCCAACATCGCGCGCGACATCGAGGCCGACGACCGCATCGGCCGATGCTATCTGCCGATGGAGTGGCTCGCCGAGATGGACATTCCGCCCGGACAGCACATGAAGCCGCCCTTCCGAAGCCGCCTGACGGTGCTCGCACGACGGTTGGCCGAGCGGGCGCAGGCCTATGAGGCGAGCGCGCGACGCGGCACGCCCGCGCTGCCGCTGCGATCGGCCTGGGCGGTGCTGGCGGCGGCCGGCATCTACGGCGACATCGCCCGCGAAGTCGCCGCGCGCGGCGAGCACGCGTGGGATCACCGGGTCCACACCGGGCGCCTCGCGAAGCTGGGCTGGATCGCAAAGGCGCGCTGGCAGGCGGCGACCCGCGCGCGGCGCTATCCGCCGGCGCCGCGCGATTCCGAGCTCTGGACGCGGCCGCGCCACGCCCGATAGGATCGGCCGGAGTGAGAGTGGGACAGGAAGATCCCATCGCGCCGCATGCGGCCGAGGCGATCAGCTGCCGCGCTGGATACCCGAGAGGTCGAGCTTGACCATGCGGATGTTGCGCTGCTGGCAGGCGGCGTTGATTTCGGGATAGGGAACGTCGGTGTTGCGCATCAGCGCGGCGCGCAGTTCGCGCTGGCAGGCGCTGGCGCTCTCATACCGCGCTGGCTCGATCCGCTGCTCGCGGCAATCGAAACTGCCGTCGCCGCAGCCCAAGATCGCAATGACGTAGAACACCGGGCTCATTCCCTTCTCCTCCTTGAAGATATTAACGAAGGGAGGGGAGTGCCGTTCCCGACGGGGTGCTGAATCATTGCAGGATCGCTGCTGCGGCCCCAGATTTGCGGGCATGCCTCCGATCGACTCCACTTCCGC from Sphingosinithalassobacter sp. CS137 harbors:
- a CDS encoding TIGR00730 family Rossman fold protein codes for the protein MRRVAVYCGSATPADPVYLEAARSVGRGLAERGIGVVYGGGRLGLMGAVADAALEAGGEVIGVIPQALVDAEVAHRGLTALETVQTMHERKARFTELADGFINLPGGTGTMDELFEALSWAQLGYHGDPIGLLNVAGYYDKLVEFWDHMGVTGFVRPQHRGLLIVEAELQPLLDRMAGFEPAVPIIRMTREQL
- the crtY gene encoding lycopene beta-cyclase CrtY yields the protein MPSTLSCDVAIVGGGLAGGLLALALRKKRPDCDVRLVEASGRIGGNHIWSFFADDVSAQDRWLVAPLVSYGWTGYDVAFPAHGRRLKTPYYSIESERLDQLVRETLPEGALMLKRKVLGASAKAVVLADGDRIEAGGVIDCRGAADLSQLELGWQKFLGREFRLDEPHDLKRPIVMDATVEQIDGYRFVYTLPFAATRVFVEDTYYSDRPEIDADALRGRIDAYVAARGWQVERVAREEGGALPVAMGGDFEEYWRSGGNRVAKAGIRAGLFHPMTGYSLPDAVRTAVLVANAPDLSGAALHELLHGHARKTWKKRRFYRMLAAMLFRAAEPGERYRILERFYRLDAGLIARFYAGHSTATDRLRVLSGKPPVPIGKAVAAIREKRT
- a CDS encoding phytoene desaturase, with product MKQAAVIGAGFGGLALAIRLQSAGVDTTILEARDKPGGRAYFWEKDGFTFDAGPTVITAPEALAELWQISGHDIAEDVKLVPVSPFYRLDWPDGTRFDYSNDDAQLRAEIARLDPEDVDGYRRFLAYSEAVYREGYVKLGHVAFLDFASMVKAAPALAQHQAWRSVYSMVSRFVKNEKLRQALSFHTLLVGGDPMKTSAIYALIHKLERDGGVWFAMGGTNRLVAAMVTHFERLGGTLRLGDPVAAIDTLGDRVTGVRTQSGFELKVDALASNADVVHSYRHLLKESRSARRTASRLERKRFSPSLFVVHFGVEGACPDVPHHSILFGPRYKGLLADIYDHGVLSEDFSLYLHHPTATDPSMAPPDHATFYALAPVPHLGKFPADWSEIGPMLEERILAEVEKRMVPKLRERIVTRFHYAPPDFTHDLNAHLGSAFSLEPILTQSAWFRVHNRDDRIGNLYFVGAGTHPGAGIPGVVGSAKATAALMLEGA
- a CDS encoding phytoene/squalene synthase family protein: MVSAQPSRAAIVATAQESIARGSKSFAAASRLFDRATRERAWLLYAWCRRCDDLADGQEHGHGAVPVRNPQERLALIRGATATALAGEQVGDPAFDALRIVARETRLPHGFANDLVEGFALDADDWRPRSEADLMRYCYHVAGAVGCMMAVIMGVDPADDETLDRACDLGLAFQLANIARDIEADDRIGRCYLPMEWLAEMDIPPGQHMKPPFRSRLTVLARRLAERAQAYEASARRGTPALPLRSAWAVLAAAGIYGDIAREVAARGEHAWDHRVHTGRLAKLGWIAKARWQAATRARRYPPAPRDSELWTRPRHAR